The window CGATTCAGTACTCACCGACCTCGCCGAACGGCTGCAGCGCACCCGCTGGCCGGAGCCCGAGTGTGTCGACGACTGGAGCCAGGGCATCCCGCTGGCGTACACCCGCGAGTTGGCAGACTACTGGGCCAACGAATATGACTGGCGCTCACGGGAATCCATGCTGAACCGGTTCGACCAGTTCACCACCGAGATCGACGGCCTCGACATCCATTTCGTCCATCAGCGCTCGCCGCGCCCCGACGCTTTCCCGCTGATCATCACCCACGGCTGGCCCGGCTCGATCGTGGAGTTCCAGAAGGTGATCGCCCCGCTGACCGAGGCCGGCTTCCACGTCGTGTGCCCCTCGCTGCCCGGATACGGCTTCTCCGGCAAGCCGACCGCCACCGGGTGGGGCGTCGAACGCATTGCCGCCGCCTGGGACGAACTGATGGTGCGGCTGGGATACGACCGGTACGGCGCCCAGGGCGGCGACTGGGGCGCGGCGGTCACCACGCAGATCGGCCGCAACGTCGGGCACTGCGTCGCGATCCACACCAACATGCCGTTCGGACGTCCCCCGAAGTCACTGTCCGACCCCGACGCCGACGAGGTCGCAGCGTTGGAAAGGCTTGGCTACTACCAGAAGTGGGACTCGGGCTACTCGAAGCAGCAGGCGACGCGACCGCAGACACTGGGTTACGGGCTCGTCGACTCGCCGGTGGCCCAGATGGCGTGGATCGTCGAGAAGTTCTGGTCGTGGATGGACTGTGACGGCCATCCCGAGAACGTGCTGACCAAAGACGAACTGCTCGACAACGTGATGCTGTACTGGGCCACCGCCACCGGCGCGTCGTCGGCGCGGCTGTACTGGGAGAGCTTCGGCGCCTTCGGCGGTGGCGACCCCGTCACGCTGCCCACCGGGGTCGCGTCCTTCCCGAAGGAGATCCTGCGCTCGCCCCGGCACTGGTGCGAGGGCAACTACACCATCACCCGGTGGACGACGATGCCCCGCGGCGGGCATTTCGCCGCGTTCGAGCAGCCGTCGTCGTTCGTCGACGATGTCGCGGCGTTCTTCGACGACTTCCGGTAGGCCGCGAGACCGCCCTCACGGTAGTGCCGGCGGCGAAACAGCTACCGTGGCGGCAGTTTCGCGACACTCAGGCCAGGGACTGCACCCACGACCGGTGCAGCGCGGCGTAGTGACCGCCCTCGCGCGCGGTCAACTCCTCGGGCGGACCGTCCTCGACGATGCGACCGTGTTCGAGCACCAGTACCCGGTCGGCGATCTGCACCGTCGAGAGCCGATGCGCGATGACGACCGCGGTCCGGTCGGCGAGCACCGTCTCCAACGCCCGCTGCACCAGACGCTCGCTCGGGATGTCGAGCGACGACGTCGCCTCGTCGAGGATCAGGACCGCCGGGTCGGCGAGGAACGCGCGCGCGAAGGCGACCAGCTGCCGCTGCCCTGCCGACAACCGTCCACCGCGCTTGGCGACGTCGGTGTCATACCCGTCGGGCAGGACGTCGATAAAGGTGTGCGCCCCCACCGCGCGGGCGGCGGCACGCACCTCGTCGTCGGTGGCCCCGGGTCTGCCGAACCGGATGTTGTCGGCGATCGTGCCGCCGAACATGAAGTTCTCCTGGGTGACCATCACGACGTGGCGGCGAAGATCGGCCTGCGACATGTCCCTGAGGTCGACGCCGTCGAGGCTGACCGTGCCCGAGCCCGGGTCGTAGAACCGGGTGATCAGCTTCGCGATCGTCGTCTTGCCCGCCCCCGTGGTACCGACCAGGGCGACGGTCTGTCCCGCGGGGATCACCAGATCGAGACCGGGCAGGACGGGACGCCCGGGCACGTAGGCGAAATGCACGTCGAGCAGGGCGACCTCACCCCGGACCTCGTCGACACGCACCGGCTTGGCGGGATCGCTGATGCCCGGCTTCTCCGCGAGCACCCCGGCGAGCTTCTCCAACGCCGAGGACGCGGACTGAAATGTGTTGAAGAACTGCGAGATCTCCTGCATGGGCTCGAAGAACATCCGCAGGTACAGCAGGAATGCGGTGAGCGTGCCGATCGTCATCTCGCCGTGCAACGCGCGGTAGCCGCCGTAGAGCAGCACCACACCGGTGGTCAGATTGCCGACCAGCTTCACGCCGGGCATGAACACCGCGAGCAGCTTGAACGTCCGCTCGTTGATCTCGCGGTACCGGTCAGCGACGTCCTCGAAGATCTGCTGATTGCGCGGCTCGCGCCGGTAGGCCTGGACCGCCTTGATACCGGTCATCGTCTCGACGAACTGCACGATCACCAGCGCGGAGATCTCGCGCACCTCGCGGTAGGTCTTCGACGACTCCCGCTGGAACCACCACACCAGAAGCACCAGGACGGGAAACGCGACCAGACACATCAGGCCGAGCTTCACGTCGAGCACCACCAGCAGCACCGCCGTGCCCACCATCGTCAGCACCGCGGTGATCAGGCTGTCGAAACCGGTCTCCAGCATGTCCTGGATCGCCTCGACGTCGTTGGTGGACCGGCTCACCACCCGACCGGAGGTGTAGCGGTCGTGGAACGCGATGTCCAGTCGCCCGAAGTGCCGGAACACCCGGCGGCGCAGCTCGAGGAGCACCTTCTGTCCGATCCGGCCCGAGCGGCGCAGAAAGTACATCCGCCCGACCGCCTGGACGACGACCACACCGCACAGCGTGGCCACGATCGTCATCAGGGTGATGGCCGGCCCGCCCTCGAGCAGCGGAGGGATGCCGTCGTCGATGCCCTTCTGCACGAGAATCGGAACCGACAGGCGCGCGGCGTTCTCCACCACGACGACGACCGCGAGCAGCACCACCGCCCACCGGTACGGCCGCAGCAGCGACCCGAGCAGCGCCCGGGCCTCCCGCTGTCGGGGGACGGTCTCGTCGATCGGGAGGTCGGCGCTCTCGTCGAACTTGCCGCGCCAGTTCGTCTCGGTCATGAGCGACGCTCCAGCATCTCTCGCTCCCGCACGTCGCCGTCGAGCACCTCGTGATCCAGCCGGGCGCGTTCTTCGTCTCTCTCCCAGTCACATTCGCGTTCGCTGCCGTCGTCGAGTTCGTCGTCGGCCGCCAGCAGATACCGGTACTCGGGTACGCCGGCGAGCAGTTCGGCGTGGGTGCCGACGTGGGTGACGGTGCCGTTCTGCAGCAGCGCCACCCGGTCGGCCAGCAGCACCGTCGACGCGC is drawn from Mycolicibacterium gilvum and contains these coding sequences:
- a CDS encoding epoxide hydrolase family protein: MAHIQPFRIDVPDSVLTDLAERLQRTRWPEPECVDDWSQGIPLAYTRELADYWANEYDWRSRESMLNRFDQFTTEIDGLDIHFVHQRSPRPDAFPLIITHGWPGSIVEFQKVIAPLTEAGFHVVCPSLPGYGFSGKPTATGWGVERIAAAWDELMVRLGYDRYGAQGGDWGAAVTTQIGRNVGHCVAIHTNMPFGRPPKSLSDPDADEVAALERLGYYQKWDSGYSKQQATRPQTLGYGLVDSPVAQMAWIVEKFWSWMDCDGHPENVLTKDELLDNVMLYWATATGASSARLYWESFGAFGGGDPVTLPTGVASFPKEILRSPRHWCEGNYTITRWTTMPRGGHFAAFEQPSSFVDDVAAFFDDFR
- a CDS encoding ABC transporter ATP-binding protein → MTETNWRGKFDESADLPIDETVPRQREARALLGSLLRPYRWAVVLLAVVVVVENAARLSVPILVQKGIDDGIPPLLEGGPAITLMTIVATLCGVVVVQAVGRMYFLRRSGRIGQKVLLELRRRVFRHFGRLDIAFHDRYTSGRVVSRSTNDVEAIQDMLETGFDSLITAVLTMVGTAVLLVVLDVKLGLMCLVAFPVLVLLVWWFQRESSKTYREVREISALVIVQFVETMTGIKAVQAYRREPRNQQIFEDVADRYREINERTFKLLAVFMPGVKLVGNLTTGVVLLYGGYRALHGEMTIGTLTAFLLYLRMFFEPMQEISQFFNTFQSASSALEKLAGVLAEKPGISDPAKPVRVDEVRGEVALLDVHFAYVPGRPVLPGLDLVIPAGQTVALVGTTGAGKTTIAKLITRFYDPGSGTVSLDGVDLRDMSQADLRRHVVMVTQENFMFGGTIADNIRFGRPGATDDEVRAAARAVGAHTFIDVLPDGYDTDVAKRGGRLSAGQRQLVAFARAFLADPAVLILDEATSSLDIPSERLVQRALETVLADRTAVVIAHRLSTVQIADRVLVLEHGRIVEDGPPEELTAREGGHYAALHRSWVQSLA